The genome window TCCCGCCGGCAGATGCGGCAGCTGGGATCAAGGTTCCTGGCCAAAATCACCTCCTCGACAATCTCAGACCCGGCGGCGCTTGGGCGGCCGACAGCCATTATGGGGGATGGGTGTGACATCCCGGATCAGGTTGATATTAAACCCTGCCACCTGCAAGGCTCGCAGGGCCGCCTCCCGGCCCGACCCCGGGCCTTTGACATAGACGTCAATATTACGCATCCCGTGTTCCATGGCCTTCTTGGCGGCATCGGCCGCGGCTAACTGGGCTGCAAAGGGAGTGCCCTTGCGGGAACCTTTAAAGCCTTGCACCCCTGAGGAAGACCAGGAGACCACGTTACCGGCTGGGTCGGTTATGGTAACGATGGTATTATTGAAGGTAGACTGGATATGGGCAATACCCACCGGAATATTCTTCTTTTCCTTCTTCTTTTTTACGCCCCCGCGTCCTGCTTTGGCCATCCTGCCTCCTTACGATTTCTTCCGTTTACCCACAACCGAACGTCGGGGGCCTTTACGGGTGCGTGCATTGGTATGGCTCCGCTGGCCGCGCACCGGCAAGGACTTGCGATGGCGCAAACCGCGGTAGCACCCGATATCCATTAACCGTTTGATGTTGGTCGAGATCTCTCGCCGCAGATCCCCTTCTACTTTACAGGTATTATCAATGACCGCCCGGATACGGGTGAGGTCAGCATCACTTAAATCATCGGATTTGATGCTGCCATCTACTCCCGATTCCTGCAAAATCCGCTGGGCCGTGGTACGACCGATACCGTAAATACTGGTCAGCGCAATTTCCAGGCGCTTGTTCCGGGGCAAATCGACTCCTGCTATTCTGGCCAAACTGTTGTCCCCTCCCTATCCCTGGCGCTGTTTATGTTTGGGGTTGGTACATATTACCCGCACCACGCCGTTACGTTTGATAATTTTACATTTTTTGCAGATCCGCTTTACCGATGCCCTGACTTTCATTGTCTATTCCCATCAGATTCGAAGTGGTTAACATTAGCGTTTATTTGGCCCGGTAGGTAATGCGGCCCCGGGTTAAATCATAAGGGGAAAGTTGCACGGTTACTTTATCCCCGGGCAGAATTTTAATGTAATGCATGCGCATCTTGCCTGAAATATGGGCCAAGACGCGATGACCATTACTAAGTTCTACCCGAAACATGGCGTTGGGTAAGGGTTCGATAACGGTGCCTTCCACCTCAATGGCTTCTTCTTTGGCCATGTAAATTTACTCTCCATTTTACTTTGGGCCTGCCAGGGAAAAGTTCAATCAGTGCAAGTCATCTGCCCCCTTCAGGAATTTGCCCATGTTGCTTATTCTTACGTATATTTAATATCTCTTAAATCCGACTTAAAATCAAGGCACCATCCTCGGTCACGGCGATGGTGTGTT of Deltaproteobacteria bacterium contains these proteins:
- the infA gene encoding translation initiation factor IF-1; translation: MAKEEAIEVEGTVIEPLPNAMFRVELSNGHRVLAHISGKMRMHYIKILPGDKVTVQLSPYDLTRGRITYRAK
- the rpmJ gene encoding 50S ribosomal protein L36, with the translated sequence MKVRASVKRICKKCKIIKRNGVVRVICTNPKHKQRQG
- the rpsK gene encoding 30S ribosomal protein S11, whose amino-acid sequence is MAKAGRGGVKKKKEKKNIPVGIAHIQSTFNNTIVTITDPAGNVVSWSSSGVQGFKGSRKGTPFAAQLAAADAAKKAMEHGMRNIDVYVKGPGSGREAALRALQVAGFNINLIRDVTPIPHNGCRPPKRRRV
- the rpsM gene encoding 30S ribosomal protein S13; the protein is MARIAGVDLPRNKRLEIALTSIYGIGRTTAQRILQESGVDGSIKSDDLSDADLTRIRAVIDNTCKVEGDLRREISTNIKRLMDIGCYRGLRHRKSLPVRGQRSHTNARTRKGPRRSVVGKRKKS